The proteins below are encoded in one region of Stieleria sp. JC731:
- a CDS encoding NAD(P)/FAD-dependent oxidoreductase, which produces MGKSLQSNDRDKSAHRVVVVGAGAAGMVAASEAAMRGAEVILLEKNRKAGVKILMSGGTRCNITQNTDAKGIAAAFGKAGRFLQKSVGAFPPSDVVDMFNRLGVDTKVESTGKVFPKSDRAIHVRDALLNRVHDAGVRLQMQTAVRSIQQQDAGWLVQTESDSIQCDKVIVTSGGKSWPGCGTTGDGYPWMHQLGHTIVKTRPALVPLVGGDRWMNELSGITLPEVTASVYDRDDWQTKSGKKLKPLVVRQSSWLFTHFGFSGPAAMDVSGVITQGDSFDSRVLVADLLPSIEETQLVEVLQNRGGAAGKRPVANVLADWLPTRVAESVAQISGADVTIAQLSKDSLRRIVASLKRIPMPVKGTRGFEKAEVTAGGVSLKEVDPRTLESRLHPGLHIAGELLDVDGWIGGYNFQAAFSTGRAAGIAAAEH; this is translated from the coding sequence ATGGGAAAATCTTTACAATCCAACGACCGTGACAAATCGGCTCACCGGGTCGTCGTCGTCGGTGCTGGAGCGGCCGGAATGGTCGCCGCGAGCGAGGCTGCGATGCGTGGCGCCGAAGTGATTCTGCTAGAGAAGAATCGCAAAGCAGGCGTCAAAATCCTGATGTCAGGTGGGACTCGCTGCAATATCACCCAGAACACCGATGCGAAGGGGATCGCAGCCGCCTTTGGAAAAGCCGGTCGCTTTTTGCAAAAGTCCGTCGGTGCGTTTCCGCCGTCGGATGTTGTCGACATGTTCAATCGATTGGGCGTTGATACGAAAGTCGAATCCACCGGTAAAGTGTTCCCCAAATCTGATCGAGCGATCCATGTTCGTGACGCTCTGTTAAATCGAGTTCACGATGCGGGTGTGCGATTGCAGATGCAGACTGCTGTTCGATCGATTCAGCAGCAAGATGCAGGATGGTTGGTTCAAACGGAATCCGATTCGATCCAGTGCGACAAGGTGATCGTGACTTCCGGGGGCAAAAGCTGGCCCGGTTGTGGGACGACGGGAGACGGCTATCCCTGGATGCATCAACTTGGGCACACCATCGTCAAGACTCGGCCGGCCTTAGTCCCGTTGGTTGGCGGCGATCGCTGGATGAATGAGCTGTCCGGGATCACCTTGCCAGAGGTGACCGCAAGCGTCTATGACCGCGATGATTGGCAGACAAAATCCGGCAAAAAATTGAAGCCTCTTGTCGTCCGGCAAAGCAGTTGGTTGTTCACTCACTTTGGTTTTTCCGGGCCAGCTGCGATGGATGTCAGTGGCGTTATCACGCAAGGGGATTCTTTTGACAGCCGTGTCCTTGTTGCTGATCTGCTTCCATCGATCGAGGAAACCCAGTTGGTCGAAGTCTTGCAAAATCGGGGAGGAGCCGCCGGTAAGCGTCCGGTCGCGAACGTGTTGGCAGACTGGTTGCCAACTCGAGTTGCCGAAAGCGTTGCGCAGATAAGCGGAGCCGACGTGACGATCGCACAGTTGTCCAAAGACAGCCTTCGAAGAATTGTTGCGTCGCTAAAAAGGATTCCGATGCCTGTGAAAGGAACTCGTGGATTCGAAAAAGCGGAAGTCACCGCCGGCGGTGTTTCGCTTAAAGAAGTCGATCCACGTACGCTGGAAAGTCGCCTTCATCCGGGACTGCACATCGCGGGTGAATTGCTGGACGTCGATGGTTGGATCGGGGGATACAACTTTCAGGCTGCGTTTAGCACCGGCCGAGCCGCCGGTATCGCTGCGGCAGAGCACTGA
- a CDS encoding DUF3467 domain-containing protein, with protein MSDDHAAGSGPQEPGNNQNPPLRARVPEHVARGMFSTGAIVMTGPSEYIVDFLQTIGRPHVVAARVVIPHSVMPQFIEALQTNLDLYTNRFGAPGVPKQQQPNPDARRPTPQEIYDDLKLPDEVLSGTYANGVMIGHGATEFGLDFLTSFFPQSAVSSRVFVAAGQVPRLLDSLKGAVRQLELRRNEAASGQSPNPAVETSPDSESDDSTSGPNDPPPAAPGDDSIDPPPAS; from the coding sequence ATGTCCGACGATCATGCTGCCGGCTCGGGTCCGCAAGAGCCTGGAAATAACCAGAATCCGCCTCTTCGAGCCCGAGTTCCAGAACATGTTGCTCGCGGGATGTTCAGCACCGGCGCGATCGTGATGACAGGCCCCAGCGAATACATCGTCGACTTTTTGCAGACGATCGGGCGACCACACGTTGTTGCCGCACGCGTTGTGATCCCTCATTCTGTGATGCCTCAGTTTATCGAAGCACTACAAACCAACTTGGATCTGTACACCAATCGTTTTGGTGCCCCTGGCGTTCCCAAGCAGCAGCAGCCGAATCCGGACGCGCGTCGTCCGACGCCTCAAGAAATTTATGACGATCTGAAACTTCCCGACGAAGTCTTGAGCGGCACCTATGCCAACGGGGTCATGATCGGACATGGGGCGACGGAATTCGGTTTGGATTTCCTAACCAGCTTCTTTCCACAATCCGCAGTCAGCTCGCGTGTCTTCGTCGCGGCAGGCCAAGTTCCCAGATTGCTCGATTCGCTCAAAGGTGCTGTTCGCCAATTAGAACTGCGACGGAACGAGGCCGCTTCCGGGCAGTCACCCAACCCAGCTGTAGAAACATCACCCGATAGCGAGTCAGACGATTCAACTTCGGGACCAAATGATCCGCCACCTGCAGCACCGGGCGACGACTCCATCGACCCGCCACCAGCTTCCTAA
- a CDS encoding methyltransferase RsmF C-terminal domain-like protein produces the protein MGDLPNVTDVDIPDLLRSILGKQVDAAGSLADFGESLFEKYASIGRLRFGSHPSSLSFPTQAIDWYDLGFTCPDQSIRLSRTLDYAAGDFYLQDAGSMLALAACNADRSLAETERSPLVCDLCAAPGGKASALLENIGSGFLVANEPIRSRIAPLAFNLARTGSNRYAISSMDPEQLADLLGGVFDIVVVDAPCSGQALLGRGKQTLASITLPQIEHSAARAQRILAAAVKLLRPGGRLVFSTCTFAELENEAQVRWLIDQFPIRPLPLDRLQSYCSVDGSNCTYRLWPHQHQCAGSFAASLSSEATTPADGSYREPKKKRKDKSKTDVEFPDAIRSVVCEDEVRTHASDVVLWGWPIDAPAWVESIATCGPELAYRTGRTWKPSHQLARRRDLQFTDVVDVDDECAKTYLSGQPIPCDKNGWRVVRHQNRGLGWVKASGGIGKNHLPSTARLPS, from the coding sequence TTGGGAGACTTGCCTAACGTCACCGACGTCGACATCCCCGATCTGCTCCGTTCGATCTTGGGAAAGCAAGTCGATGCGGCCGGATCACTTGCGGATTTCGGCGAAAGCTTGTTTGAAAAATACGCCAGCATCGGTCGCTTGCGATTTGGATCGCACCCCAGTTCGCTATCTTTTCCAACCCAAGCGATTGATTGGTATGACTTAGGATTCACTTGTCCTGACCAGTCGATCCGATTAAGTCGCACGTTAGATTATGCGGCAGGTGATTTTTACTTGCAGGACGCCGGATCGATGCTGGCACTTGCGGCGTGCAACGCAGATCGCAGCCTAGCCGAGACCGAGCGATCGCCCCTGGTTTGCGATCTCTGCGCTGCACCGGGTGGAAAGGCATCGGCGCTGCTTGAAAACATTGGCTCGGGATTCCTCGTTGCGAACGAACCGATCCGTTCACGCATTGCACCGCTAGCCTTCAACTTAGCGCGAACGGGTAGCAATCGATATGCGATCAGTTCGATGGACCCGGAACAACTTGCTGACTTATTGGGCGGAGTGTTTGACATCGTCGTTGTCGATGCCCCTTGTAGCGGGCAGGCTTTGCTGGGCCGAGGAAAACAAACCTTAGCCTCGATCACGTTGCCGCAAATCGAGCACAGCGCTGCAAGAGCACAACGGATCTTAGCTGCAGCGGTCAAGCTACTACGTCCCGGCGGTCGGCTGGTCTTCAGCACCTGCACGTTTGCGGAACTCGAAAATGAGGCTCAGGTCAGATGGCTGATCGACCAGTTCCCAATACGACCATTGCCCCTAGACAGACTGCAATCGTACTGCAGTGTTGATGGGTCCAATTGCACCTACCGTTTGTGGCCGCATCAGCATCAATGTGCTGGCAGCTTTGCAGCGTCTCTTAGCAGTGAAGCTACGACACCCGCGGATGGTTCCTATCGGGAACCCAAAAAGAAACGCAAAGACAAATCTAAGACGGATGTCGAATTTCCCGACGCGATCCGATCGGTTGTCTGCGAAGATGAAGTACGGACACATGCTTCAGACGTCGTTCTCTGGGGATGGCCCATCGATGCCCCCGCCTGGGTCGAATCGATCGCTACGTGCGGACCTGAACTGGCCTATCGAACTGGGCGCACTTGGAAACCATCACACCAGCTCGCTCGGCGTCGAGATCTACAATTCACGGATGTGGTTGATGTCGACGATGAGTGCGCGAAAACTTATTTAAGCGGTCAGCCAATTCCTTGCGACAAAAACGGTTGGCGAGTTGTCCGCCACCAAAACCGTGGCCTCGGGTGGGTCAAAGCATCGGGCGGAATCGGCAAGAATCATTTGCCATCGACCGCGCGATTGCCGTCTTAG
- a CDS encoding Maf family protein — protein MNELPMASIPGGLPLVLASGSPRRSQLLKAAGYEFSVDPAGAEAECGMCSRETAPELVARYAFRKAEDVVARHQSALVLAADTVASVAGQILGKPHDEAHAEEMLRTLSGRKHDVFTGVCLWRSTDSKCIVDVVRTELVMETLTDSMIDDYLKTMLWDGKAGAFGYQDGNDWIRIVGNGSESNVVGLPMERLKELLETFDEIAETIDTVGPETPTSNQ, from the coding sequence ATGAACGAACTTCCGATGGCCTCCATCCCGGGTGGATTGCCACTTGTTCTTGCCAGTGGGTCGCCAAGACGGTCGCAACTGCTAAAGGCGGCGGGATACGAATTCAGTGTCGACCCGGCAGGAGCTGAAGCCGAATGCGGAATGTGCAGCCGAGAGACTGCGCCGGAGCTTGTTGCCCGATATGCGTTTCGCAAAGCGGAAGATGTTGTCGCACGTCACCAATCAGCTTTAGTTCTTGCGGCTGACACCGTGGCTTCGGTTGCAGGTCAGATCTTGGGTAAGCCACATGACGAAGCTCATGCGGAGGAGATGCTCCGTACACTTAGTGGTCGAAAGCACGATGTGTTCACAGGAGTTTGCTTGTGGCGAAGCACTGACAGCAAATGCATCGTTGATGTCGTCAGAACAGAATTAGTGATGGAAACCCTCACCGATTCGATGATCGACGACTATCTGAAAACGATGTTGTGGGATGGCAAAGCGGGCGCCTTTGGATACCAGGATGGCAACGATTGGATCCGTATCGTCGGCAACGGAAGCGAAAGCAACGTTGTCGGTTTGCCAATGGAACGGCTAAAAGAATTGCTGGAAACGTTCGACGAAATAGCCGAAACAATCGATACCGTAGGTCCGGAAACGCCTACTTCAAACCAGTAA
- the hemP gene encoding hemin uptake protein HemP translates to MQDETNPSQSAIPPIELPKIIRFEELARCGDEIWIEFSGQIYRLRKTRQGKLILTK, encoded by the coding sequence ATGCAAGACGAAACGAACCCGTCGCAATCCGCGATCCCGCCGATCGAGCTGCCAAAAATCATTCGATTCGAAGAACTCGCTCGCTGCGGCGACGAAATTTGGATCGAGTTCTCCGGGCAGATCTACCGTCTCCGCAAAACACGTCAGGGCAAGTTGATTCTGACAAAGTAG
- a CDS encoding DUF1573 domain-containing protein translates to MPQRLSPSHLWRTPSRRRDFHLLSCVILIAAVCFSGPALAADSNWAEKMFKTTEHDFRAVGRGAKCEYHFDFTNLYQEDVHVAAVRSSCGCTSPTISKDLVKTHETASIIAKFNTSSFIGQKSATVTVVFDKPYYAEVRLKVEGYIRTDITFDPPEVAFGELGSGEETEQDITVTHTGNSNWQISDIRSHCEHLQVKLSAPQKSPGVVRYRMRVKVLPSMPEGDVRERLTLISNDSQFPTTEMSVNGRIRPSISVSPAAVNLGSNKPGAVVEKRLIVRGEEPFEITDVVCADKRFEFDAPSGEKKLHFVTMKFTAGDDADQIGQEIRINTNLKGGRSVKCVATGTIEG, encoded by the coding sequence ATGCCTCAACGCCTATCCCCATCCCACCTTTGGCGTACTCCGTCGCGACGCCGCGACTTCCATTTGCTTTCGTGTGTCATTTTGATCGCAGCAGTTTGCTTTTCTGGTCCTGCTTTGGCAGCCGACAGCAACTGGGCCGAGAAGATGTTCAAAACCACTGAGCATGACTTTCGTGCGGTCGGACGTGGGGCAAAGTGCGAATATCACTTCGACTTCACCAACCTCTACCAAGAAGACGTACACGTCGCGGCAGTCCGATCGAGCTGCGGTTGTACCAGCCCGACGATCTCGAAAGATCTGGTCAAGACTCACGAGACCGCATCGATCATCGCCAAGTTCAACACCAGTTCCTTCATCGGACAAAAATCGGCGACCGTCACAGTTGTCTTCGATAAGCCTTACTACGCCGAAGTCCGTCTGAAAGTCGAAGGCTACATCCGCACGGACATCACATTCGATCCGCCCGAAGTCGCATTTGGCGAACTGGGCTCCGGCGAAGAAACCGAACAGGACATTACTGTCACTCATACTGGAAACAGCAACTGGCAGATCTCGGATATTCGCAGCCACTGTGAACACCTACAGGTCAAACTGAGCGCCCCGCAAAAGTCACCCGGTGTTGTCCGCTATCGGATGCGAGTCAAAGTACTGCCATCGATGCCAGAGGGCGATGTTCGTGAACGCCTGACCTTGATCAGTAACGATTCGCAGTTCCCCACGACCGAGATGTCGGTCAACGGCCGAATTCGTCCGTCCATCAGCGTCTCGCCCGCAGCAGTCAACTTGGGTTCAAACAAGCCGGGGGCTGTGGTCGAAAAACGCCTGATCGTTCGTGGCGAAGAGCCATTCGAAATCACCGACGTCGTTTGCGCTGACAAACGATTCGAATTCGATGCCCCATCGGGCGAAAAGAAGCTTCACTTCGTCACAATGAAATTCACAGCCGGTGACGACGCGGATCAGATCGGTCAAGAGATCCGCATCAACACCAACCTGAAAGGCGGTCGCAGCGTCAAGTGTGTCGCGACCGGCACGATCGAAGGCTAG
- a CDS encoding fatty acid desaturase family protein: MSLDSAANDHILKRPAIEPTQKASNNANGTSTGQFSFAEARSLISDLTQPNAKIYWTDFLASILIGFAAFHVMVYAPQIYGLQPWVIAAVSVSYVVTIVLFMRSVMFIHELVHLPKDGFNGFRIVWNALCGIPLFVPSFLYYPHVDHHRRKHYGTEHDGEYLSLSHRSPLLIIGFIAQAAIIPVLGLFRFVVMSPLCWAFPKLRPLVHRHASTMVVDPFYERTDASKKVMRIVVMQEFFCFLVGVWIITGHKLVFGTWFNPLWIVAYAVAIGLLTLNEIRTLGAHRWTGDGSEMTFEEQLLDSVNYPHHPWISELWGPVGTRYHALHHLFPRLPYHNLGKAHRRLMEGLPADSPYRKTEAPNLFSEIAALWHRAANRNESQPKSESQRVAA; the protein is encoded by the coding sequence ATGTCACTTGATTCAGCTGCAAACGACCACATTCTGAAACGTCCAGCAATCGAGCCGACCCAGAAGGCTTCCAACAACGCGAACGGCACTTCGACTGGCCAGTTTTCGTTTGCCGAAGCGAGATCTTTAATCAGCGACCTGACTCAACCGAACGCAAAGATCTACTGGACCGATTTTCTTGCATCGATCCTGATCGGTTTTGCCGCGTTTCATGTGATGGTCTACGCACCACAGATTTACGGCTTGCAGCCATGGGTGATCGCTGCAGTATCAGTGTCTTATGTGGTGACGATCGTGCTGTTCATGAGATCGGTCATGTTCATTCACGAGCTGGTCCACCTTCCCAAAGATGGATTCAATGGGTTCCGAATCGTTTGGAACGCGCTGTGCGGCATACCATTGTTCGTTCCGTCTTTTCTTTACTACCCTCATGTCGATCACCACCGCCGTAAACACTACGGCACCGAGCATGATGGCGAATACTTGTCGCTAAGCCATCGCAGCCCGCTGTTGATCATTGGCTTCATCGCGCAAGCGGCGATCATCCCGGTCTTGGGATTGTTCCGATTTGTTGTGATGAGTCCACTCTGTTGGGCGTTTCCAAAGCTTCGACCGCTCGTCCATCGCCATGCTTCAACCATGGTGGTCGATCCGTTCTACGAAAGGACGGATGCATCGAAGAAAGTGATGCGCATCGTTGTGATGCAAGAGTTCTTCTGCTTCTTGGTAGGCGTCTGGATCATTACCGGACATAAATTGGTCTTCGGAACTTGGTTCAATCCCCTGTGGATCGTTGCCTACGCCGTCGCGATCGGACTGTTGACGCTTAACGAAATCCGTACGCTCGGTGCACACCGCTGGACAGGTGACGGCAGCGAGATGACATTCGAAGAACAGCTGCTCGATTCGGTAAACTACCCCCACCATCCTTGGATCAGCGAACTGTGGGGGCCGGTCGGTACCCGCTACCACGCGTTGCACCACCTGTTCCCACGACTGCCGTACCACAACTTGGGAAAAGCCCACCGTCGTTTGATGGAAGGACTGCCGGCGGATTCCCCGTACCGAAAAACGGAAGCCCCCAACCTGTTCAGCGAAATTGCTGCACTATGGCATCGTGCGGCCAACCGCAACGAGTCGCAACCGAAATCAGAATCGCAACGCGTCGCGGCCTAA